The Juglans regia cultivar Chandler chromosome 2, Walnut 2.0, whole genome shotgun sequence genome includes a window with the following:
- the LOC109005993 gene encoding ABC transporter C family member 10-like, producing the protein MDLWIAFCGNCSEEDNNTCNYAILSMFLPYTCINQFLVVSVDLLLLLSFLYVIISRSFSRNKIAPSNSKHFSPILICSAICNGGLSLAYLGLGIWTIVDKLNAKKAILPLHGWLELLFQGFTWMLINCIVITEKPRLPRITTVKLCSIVTFLFAGFLCFSSFWIAIVDKTASIKGVLDILSFPGATLLLLFSFQESKYVETDPDICHDALYKPLQGEEAIATTENSSNDNVTPFAKARFLSKMSFWWLNRLMKQGKDKILKEIDIPKLRQEDRAQTLYLMLEGQPSKQKHEGKNYSRSMVSEIFFCQRKAILISGLYALIKVLTVSSGPLFLKAFIDVAERKTDFKYEGYVLAGVLFIAKCLESLSERQWFFQTRVIGLQVRSFLSAAIYQKQLRLSNAAKVAHSPGEIMNYVTVDAYRIGEFPYWFHQIWSTSLQLCLALVIVYYSVGLATVAALVVVILTVLATSPVAKLQHKYQTKLMVAQDKRLKSITEALANMKVLKLYAWEKHFNDVIQGLRKEELEWIFAVLLQKGYYLILFWSSPILVSVATFWACYFFEVPLSASNVFTFLASLRIVQEPVRMIPDVAGVFIEAKVSWTRIVKFLEAPELQNRNEWQKCKDKDVEQSLLIKASEISWETNSAKATLRNIDLVAKPGEKVAICGEVGSGKSTLLAAILGEVPNIRGTVSVYGKIAYVSQTAWIQTGSIRENILFGSPMDPHRYQEVLRQCSLIKDLEMLPVGDLTEIGERGVTLSGGQKQRVQLARALYQDADVYLLDDPFSAVDAHTATSLFKEYVMEALSGKTVLLVTHQVDFLPAFNSILFISGGVVPSVSTYDQLLASSQEFQNFVNAHNETVGSQRQAKSATSQQSKTSKGDEIQNKYEEKLVSAPGDQLIKQEERESGNTGLKPYLQYLSQNKGFLYFLLATICHFIFIVGQLIQNYWLASDIQDSNVSTVKLIAVYSGIGAILVLFLLLRALSVVGLGFGASLSIFSTLLSSLFRAPMTFYDSTPLGRILSRVSSDMSVVDIDLAYKLSIALVATMTAYSTYVILAIVTWPVLFVIIPIVYLTILLQRYYLVSAKELMRTDGITKSLLASHLAESIAGAMTIRAFGEQERFFSKNLDLIDTNASANFHGFSANEWLIQRLEIICAIVLSSLALAISLLHFGASASGFIGMALSYGLSLNVHVIASVQSWCLLENLIVSVERLEQYMHIPSEAAEVMEGRRPTHNWPLIGKLEIRDLKVRYRPNAPLVLRGISCIFEGGHKIGIVGRTGSGKTTLISALFRLVEPTEGRIIIDEIDISTIGLHDLRSRLGIIPQDPTLFAGSVRYNLDPLSAHTDQEIWEVLEKCQLREAIREKEEGLDSFVIQDGSNWSMGQRQLFCLGRALLKKSRILVLDEATASIDTATDSILQKTIRKEFAHCTVITVAHRIPTVMDCNMVLAIRDGKIVEYDDPLKLMNKDDSLFGQLVKEYWSHSANASMFSEDL; encoded by the exons ATGGATCTCTGGATTGCATTCTGCGGGAATTGTTCGGAGGAAGACAATAATACATGCAATTACGCTATTCTATCCATGTTCCTGCCCTATACATGCATCAACCAGTTTTTGGTCGTTTCTGTTGATCTCCTTCTCCTGCTCAGCTTCTTGTATGTCATCATTTCTAGATCATTCTCAAGGAACAAAATAGCACCCTCAAATTCTAAACACTTTTCTCCAATACTGATATGCTCAGCCATTTGTAATGGTGGTCTGAGTTTGGCTTACCTGGGCTTGGGGATCTGGACAATTGTTGACAAGCTGAATGCAAAGAAAGCCATTTTACCTTTACATGGATGGCTAGAACTGCTATTCCAAGGATTCACATGGATGCTGATTAATTGTATTGTGATTACTGAGAAGCCACGCCTTCCACGTATCACAACAGTGAAGCTTTGTTCTATTGTCACCTTCTTGTTTGCAGGATTCCTCTGCTTTTCATCTTTTTGGATCGCTATTGTGGACAAAACGGCATCTATTAAGGGGGTTTTGGATATTCTATCATTTCCTGGAGCAACCCTTTTGCTCTTGTTCTCATTTCAGGAATCCAAGTATGTGGAAACTGATCCAGACATCTGTCACGATGCGTTGTACAAACCTTTGCAAGGTGAAGAAGCCATCGCCACGACGGAAAATTCTTCAAATGATAACGTCACTCCTTTTGCCAAAGCTAGATTTCTTAGTAAAATGTCATTTTGGTGGTTGAATCGCTTAATGAAGCAGGGCAAAGATAAAATCCTTAAGGAGATTGACATTCCAAAGTTACGGCAGGAAGATCGAGCACAAACATTATACTTAATGTTGGAAGGACAACCGAGCAAGCAAAAACATGAGGGAAAAAATTATTCTCGTTCCATGGTATCGGAAATTTTTTTCTGCCAGAGAAAAGCTATTTTAATCTCTGGGTTATATGCATTGATCAAGGTCCTTACGGTTTCCAGTGGTCCTCTGTTCCTCAAAGCCTTCATTGACGTtgctgaaagaaaaacagacttTAAATACGAGGGTTATGTTCTGGCCGGAGTGCTCTTCATAGCTAAGTGTTTGGAGTCATTATCAGAAAGGCAGTGGTTCTTTCAAACTAGGGTGATTGGGCTTCAAGTAAGATCTTTCCTATCTGCAGCTATATATCAGAAGCAACTAAGACTCTCAAATGCTGCTAAGGTGGCTCATTCTCCTGGTGAGATAATGAACTATGTCACAGTAGATGCCTATAGAATAGGGGAATTCCCTTACTGGTTTCATCAAATATGGTCAACAAGCCTCCAACTGTGTCTTGCATTAGTTATTGTGTATTATTCTGTTGGGCTGGCAACTGTTGCAGCTCTAGTTGTAGTCATTTTGACTGTGCTTGCAACTTCCCCAGTAGCCAAATTGCAGCATAAATATCAGACAAAGCTCATGGTGGCACAAGATAAGAGATTGAAGTCCATTACAGAGGCTCTTGCAAATATGAAGGTCTTGAAGTTGTATGCTTGGGAGAAACATTTTAACGATGTCATACAAGGGTTaaggaaagaagaattagaGTGGATATTCGCAGTTCTATTACAGAAAGGGTActatctgattttgttttggtcATCCCCCATTTTAGTATCGGTTGCCACATTCTGGGCATGCTACTTCTTTGAAGTTCCATTATCTGCTAGCAATGTGTTCACATTCCTAGCAAGTCTGCGCATTGTTCAGGAGCCTGTCAGGATGATCCCTGATGTTGCTGGAGTGTTCATTGAAGCAAAGGTCTCTTGGACACGGATTGTGAAATTCCTTGAGGCACCAGAGTTGCAGAACAGAAATGAATGGCAAAAGTGTAAAGACAAAGATGTTGAGCAGTCCCTTTTAATCAAGGCCAGTGAAATATCATGGGAGACTAATTCAGCAAAGGCCACGCTGAGAAACATAGATTTGGTGGCTAAACCAGGAGAAAAGGTAGCTATTTGTGGAGAGGTTGGCTCTGGCAAATCAACTCTTTTAGCTGCAATTCTAGGAGAAGTTCCAAACATCAGGGGCACA GTTTCTGTTTATGGAAAGATAGCATATGTTTCTCAAACAGCGTGGATCCAAACAGGATCTATTAgagaaaatattctttttggGTCCCCCATGGATCCACATAGATATCAAGAAGTACTTAGACAGTGCTCCCTTATCAAGGACCTTGAGATGCTTCCAGTTGGGGATCTCACGGAAATAGGAGAAAGAGGAGTTACACTAAGTGGCGGTCAAAAGCAGCGGGTTCAGCTTGCCCGTGCGCTCTATCAGGATGCAGATGTTTATCTCTTGGATGATCCGTTTAGTGCTGTTGATGCACATACAGCAACCAGTCTGTTTAAG GAATATGTCATGGAAGCTCTGTCAGGGAAGACAGTCCTGCTGGTGACCCACCAAGTCGACTTCCTTCCTGCATTTAATTCAATTCTG TTTATATCTGGAGGAGTTGTTCCAAGTGTTTCCACATATGATCAGTTGCTAGCTTCAAGTcaagaatttcaaaactttGTCAATGCACACAATGAGACAGTAGGTTCCCAGAGGCAGGCCAAGTCTGCTACTTCACAACAGTCTAAAACCTCTAAAGGTGATGAAATTCAGAACAAGTACGAGGAAAAGTTAGTATCAGCTCCAGGAGATCAATTGATTAAGCAAGAAGAAAGAGAATCCGGAAACACGGGTCTAAAGCCTTACCTACAGTATCTGAGTCAGAACAAGGGCTTTCTCTACTTCTTATTGGCAACTATATGCCATTTCATATTCATTGTTGGGCAGTTGATACAAAACTATTGGTTGGCCTCTGACATCCAAGATTCAAATGTAAGCACAGTGAAATTGATTGCAGTTTACTCAGGGATTGGAGCTATCCTGGTTTTGTTTTTACTTCTCAGAGCCCTTTCCGTCGTAGGTTTAGGTTTTGGGGCATcactatctattttttctacacTTTTGAGCTCTCTTTTCCGGGCACCCATGACTTTCTATGACTCCACGCCTTTGGGAAGGATACTCAGTCGG GTATCTTCTGATATGAGTGTGGTCGACATTGATTTGGCTTACAAATTAAGCATTGCCCTTGTTGCAACTATGACTGCATACTCCACCTATGTAATACTGGCCATTGTAACCTGGCCAGTCTTGTTTGTCATAATACCCATAGTTTATCTGACTATTCTATTACAG AGATACTACCTTGTTTCTGCAAAAGAGCTGATGCGAACTGATGGCATAACCAAGTCTTTGCTTGCAAGTCACCTTGCCGAATCAATTGCCGGAGCCATGACAATCAGAGCTTTTGGGGAACAAGAAcgattcttttcaaagaatctGGATCTTATAGACACAAACGCAAGTGCTAACTTTCATGGTTTCTCAGCCAACGAGTGGTTGATCCAACGGCTGGAAATCATATGCGCAATTGTTCTCTCATCCTTAGCACTTGCCATAAGTTTGCTTCATTTTGGAGCTTCTGCATCTG GATTCATTGGAATGGCACTGTCATATGGTCTTTCTTTAAATGTACACGTTATTGCTTCTGTCCAAAGCTGGTGTTTGCTCGAAAACTTAATTGTTTCTGTAGAAAGGTTAGAACAGTACATGCATATTCCTAGTGAAGCTGCAGAAGTGATGGAAGGTCGTCGACCTACGCATAATTGGCCTCTCATTGGCAAACTGGAGATACGTGATTTGAAG GTTAGATATCGGCCCAATGCTCCGCTAGTTCTTCGGGGGATAAGTTGTATATTTGAAGGAGGTCACAAAATCGGGATTGTTGGCCGGACCGGCAGCGGAAAGACAACTCTGATCAGTGCATTGTTTCGTCTGGTGGAGCCTACAGAGGGAAGGATCATCATTGATGAGATTGACATATCTACAATTGGGCTTCATGATCTAAGATCTCGTTTAGGAATTATACCCCAAGATCCAACACTCTTTGCTGGGTCGGTCAGATACAATCTAGACCCCTTGTCAGCCCACACTGATCAGGAAATATGGGAG GTTCTAGAGAAATGTCAACTTCGAGAGGCCATTCGAGAAAAAGAAGAGGGCTTGGATTCCTTTG TAATACAAGATGGATCGAACTGGAGCATGGGACAGAGACAACTGTTTTGTTTGGGACGCGCATTGCTGAAGAAAAGCCGGATCTTAGTGCTCGACGAAGCCACTGCATCAATCGACACTGCAACCGATTCCATCCTCCAGAAAACCATTCGAAAAGAATTCGCTCACTGCACTGTAATAACAGTTGCTCATCGAATCCCCACTGTGATGGACTGCAATATGGTGCTGGCTATCAGAGATG GTAAAATAGTAGAATATGATGATCCGCTGAAGCTGATGAACAAGGACGACTCGCTGTTTGGGCAGCTTGTCAAGGAATACTGGTCTCATTCTGCAAATGCCAGCATGTTCTCGGAAGATCTGTAG